In Armatimonadota bacterium, a single genomic region encodes these proteins:
- a CDS encoding PhoPQ-activated protein PqaA family protein, with protein sequence MLSALVATVVMSTLDQRPLLDYLALPQRGLPSAKLTRNNGIDEIEFCSQMWQKQLWSHRILMKVPKGAEKTETAILYITGDGPFKGDMVDINLLSNATGMPIMMLFNIPNQPIWEMREDDLIAHTFTKYLETGDTTWPLLFPMTKAAVSSMDVIQRFTKQNGMNIKKFVVTGASKRGWTTWLTAASGDKRVVGIAPMVYDNLNIGPQLKHQLEMWGDYSEQIQDYTRRGLQAKLETNEGKKLLEMVDPYSYRDKIKVPTLIVNGSNDQYWATDATKLYWNDLKQPKNVLQVPNNGHGLSDRIRLTNSIGAFARSLNGAFKFPRLQSKTTVTEEEVSFNLDPSEGQMEAVSIWKAESDTKDFRERRFVEEKKAKTDILKTELKPGKWSAVFLEARYNIGGKPFTLSTPCEIAYGGKPQK encoded by the coding sequence ATGCTCTCTGCGCTAGTGGCAACGGTTGTGATGTCAACCCTCGATCAACGTCCCCTTCTGGACTATCTAGCCTTGCCACAAAGGGGCCTCCCTTCTGCAAAACTGACCCGCAACAACGGCATCGACGAGATCGAATTCTGCAGCCAGATGTGGCAGAAACAGCTCTGGTCGCACCGCATTCTCATGAAGGTTCCGAAGGGTGCTGAGAAGACGGAGACAGCGATTCTCTACATCACCGGCGATGGTCCCTTCAAGGGCGACATGGTAGATATCAACCTCCTATCCAACGCCACCGGAATGCCGATCATGATGCTCTTCAACATCCCCAATCAGCCAATCTGGGAGATGCGTGAAGATGATCTCATCGCTCACACCTTTACAAAGTATCTCGAAACCGGCGACACCACTTGGCCGCTCCTGTTCCCCATGACCAAAGCCGCGGTCTCGTCTATGGACGTTATCCAGAGGTTCACCAAACAAAACGGGATGAACATCAAGAAATTTGTCGTCACTGGAGCAAGCAAGCGCGGCTGGACTACCTGGCTCACGGCTGCCAGCGGCGACAAACGGGTTGTCGGAATCGCGCCCATGGTCTACGACAACCTCAACATCGGCCCACAACTCAAACACCAACTCGAAATGTGGGGCGACTACAGCGAGCAAATCCAGGACTACACCCGCCGTGGGCTCCAAGCCAAACTCGAGACCAACGAGGGCAAAAAACTCCTCGAAATGGTCGATCCGTACTCATACCGCGACAAGATCAAGGTCCCAACCCTGATCGTCAATGGCTCAAACGACCAATACTGGGCCACCGACGCCACCAAGCTCTATTGGAACGACCTCAAGCAACCCAAGAACGTCCTCCAAGTCCCCAACAATGGCCACGGACTCAGCGACCGAATCCGCCTCACGAACTCCATCGGCGCTTTCGCGAGGTCCCTCAACGGAGCCTTCAAGTTTCCGAGACTGCAAAGCAAAACAACGGTCACCGAAGAGGAAGTCTCCTTCAACCTCGACCCGAGCGAAGGCCAAATGGAAGCCGTCTCGATCTGGAAAGCCGAAAGTGACACCAAAGACTTCCGCGAGCGACGCTTCGTCGAAGAGAAAAAGGCCAAAACTGACATCCTCAAAACCGAACTCAAGCCCGGAAAGTGGAGTGCCGTCTTCCTCGAGGCTCGTTACAACATCGGCGGTAAGCCTTTCACCCTATCGACTCCCTGCGAAATCGCCTACGGTGGTAAACCCCAAAAATGA
- the fahA gene encoding fumarylacetoacetase, with protein MFVVPKTARSWVNVDPSSHFSIQNLPFAIFAPLAREVTLATAIGDYVVDITVLRDAGLISDKQFPFLDSFADLTQEEFSALRKALFELLEESNPKLRDNDILRLKALIPMRKARLMLPIKPTAFIDFYSGINHASNVGRMFRPDMPPLLPNYRHLPVAYNGRASSVVVSGTPIRRPKGQTKAPDSEAPTFGPTQELDFELEMGFYVGMPSAMGETVDIGLAKDHILGFVLVNDWSARDVQRWEYQPLGPFLAKSFGTSVSPWVVLADALEPFRVTRLEQDPPVLGHLRTSEPMAYDVTLEVKLKPEGASEYANVSRTNANQLYWSFDQQLAHQASNGTPLSWGDLYASGTISGTEEGTYGSLLELTWRGSKPIEVGGVSRKFLEDGDSLVLTGYCQGDGFRVGFGEVEGTILPA; from the coding sequence TCCAAAACTTGCCGTTCGCAATCTTTGCTCCGCTAGCAAGGGAAGTCACGTTGGCGACCGCCATTGGCGACTACGTTGTCGATATCACGGTTCTTCGTGACGCCGGCCTGATTTCCGACAAGCAGTTTCCATTTCTTGACAGCTTTGCTGACCTAACTCAAGAAGAGTTCTCTGCGCTTCGGAAGGCGCTCTTCGAGCTCCTTGAAGAGTCGAACCCCAAGCTTCGGGATAATGACATTCTGCGTCTGAAAGCGTTGATCCCCATGAGGAAGGCGAGGCTAATGCTTCCAATCAAACCAACGGCCTTTATCGACTTCTATTCGGGAATCAACCATGCAAGCAATGTGGGTCGCATGTTCCGACCGGACATGCCTCCGCTTCTGCCGAACTATCGCCACCTACCGGTCGCGTACAACGGCAGGGCGAGCAGTGTCGTTGTCAGCGGGACTCCGATCCGGCGCCCGAAGGGCCAGACCAAAGCCCCTGATTCCGAAGCGCCGACTTTCGGCCCTACTCAAGAATTGGACTTCGAACTCGAAATGGGATTCTATGTCGGGATGCCGTCCGCGATGGGCGAGACGGTCGATATTGGCCTTGCGAAAGACCATATTCTCGGTTTTGTACTCGTCAACGACTGGTCGGCGCGCGATGTGCAGCGTTGGGAATATCAGCCGCTTGGGCCGTTCCTTGCCAAGTCGTTCGGAACATCCGTTTCTCCTTGGGTTGTCCTGGCGGACGCTCTGGAGCCATTCCGAGTTACCCGGTTGGAACAAGACCCTCCGGTGCTCGGTCACCTTAGGACAAGTGAGCCGATGGCTTATGATGTCACTCTCGAAGTCAAGCTGAAGCCCGAAGGCGCCAGCGAGTATGCGAACGTCTCGCGTACCAACGCGAACCAGCTTTACTGGTCCTTCGACCAGCAGCTCGCGCACCAAGCCTCTAACGGAACGCCGCTCTCTTGGGGCGACCTGTATGCCAGCGGAACGATCTCCGGCACTGAAGAGGGAACTTATGGCTCACTGCTAGAGCTCACTTGGCGAGGCTCAAAACCGATTGAGGTTGGTGGCGTGTCCCGGAAGTTCCTTGAGGATGGCGACAGTCTCGTCCTGACGGGTTATTGCCAAGGCGACGGCTTCAGAGTCGGCTTTGGCGAAGTCGAAGGCACAATTCTCCCTGCCTAG
- a CDS encoding PilZ domain-containing protein — protein sequence MNLAYNTDKRRYIRYELLDYAVMTIDGSSDTVNVVITDIGLGGIQVRTRSQLVSGSKVFIQVACTDGDNLELRGEIRHTVEIPNSDLFSAGVRFVPENHEERMAVAEFVHQVFQRQADDLAS from the coding sequence TTGAATCTGGCATATAACACTGACAAACGTCGCTACATTCGGTACGAGCTGCTGGATTACGCCGTGATGACCATTGACGGTTCGTCTGACACGGTGAACGTTGTTATTACAGACATTGGCCTAGGAGGAATCCAGGTCCGGACTCGCTCTCAACTGGTTTCGGGTTCAAAGGTTTTTATTCAGGTAGCTTGCACCGATGGCGACAACTTGGAACTCCGAGGGGAGATCCGACACACCGTCGAAATTCCGAACTCCGACCTGTTTAGCGCAGGCGTCCGGTTCGTTCCCGAGAATCATGAAGAGCGTATGGCAGTGGCAGAGTTTGTCCACCAGGTGTTTCAGCGCCAGGCCGACGACTTAGCTTCGTAA
- a CDS encoding alpha-L-rhamnosidase, whose amino-acid sequence MSCQRVLIDYDPFPIDRKPAPWDRGQLDASFVALPGHHVEPFFVSYRLDISLKEAVSTKIHVTADERYQLFVDGELVGRGSERGDPDHWFYESYQLDLATGEHRIEAFVWSLGNNHAPFAQFMFRHGFLLIAEDKALAPLLTTGKAPWIAREVRGIEMIPRTATFATGDRFRFIGSDAELSWVAAVKSEKPTIEGAGDTFPVRLLRPSMLPNPWRRDWKHFVVRHIDAPADTKTNELRVKNSSDLAPEHDDWASLLNGYSITIPANTRRRVIVDCETYLCSYWSLATSGGKGSTVRLTWAESLYHELTSNEKGNRNEIENKLFGMVWSKALGQGDEVRPAGQDEEYRALWWLAGRYLEIFVETGDEPLVLRNLRFEETRYPLEPSTHPFRCSDPQLDRIADICLRTLQMDCHDTFCDSPYYEQLQYVGDTRIEALMTSLLGDDDRAHRKAILMFDASRSRRGITQSRYPCRNRQYIPPFSLWWILMVADHHEWRGNRELVRAHLPGIRAVLNSYQMLIDPETNLPKAQEDWNFLDWVPAWDAGIPPGGNEKINLGFALQLLLALEATSELESLYGYAQSQRPILMWIQELRKAIKAQVSTDGLIPDEPGGASFCEHTHAIAILSNDQELQRIGARWYDSKPKGPEATFYFQHYRFEALAKLGRHQQMLDSIRKEWGAMVDNGLVCTMEQLEPSRSDCHAWAAHPLLHFQTKILGFHPLEPGRIEFRPHLCDLEWAEGYIATGKGLLHAHVRLKGSSWEATLVVPEGITVSIPDVKGMIAGPRTVTIDPSA is encoded by the coding sequence ATGTCTTGCCAGCGCGTGCTGATCGATTACGACCCATTTCCCATAGATCGAAAGCCTGCGCCATGGGATCGGGGACAGTTGGATGCCTCGTTTGTAGCATTGCCAGGGCATCACGTCGAGCCGTTTTTTGTTTCTTACCGTTTGGATATTTCTCTGAAGGAGGCGGTCTCAACTAAGATTCACGTTACGGCGGATGAGCGGTACCAGTTGTTTGTGGATGGCGAATTGGTGGGTCGTGGGTCGGAGCGAGGCGATCCCGATCATTGGTTCTATGAGTCGTATCAGCTTGACTTGGCGACGGGCGAGCATAGAATTGAGGCGTTTGTTTGGTCACTCGGAAACAATCATGCGCCGTTCGCTCAATTCATGTTTCGGCATGGTTTTCTGTTGATCGCCGAGGACAAGGCCTTGGCACCGTTGCTGACGACGGGCAAGGCTCCCTGGATAGCGCGGGAGGTTCGAGGAATTGAGATGATTCCTCGCACGGCGACGTTTGCGACGGGAGACCGGTTCCGATTTATCGGCAGTGATGCGGAACTATCGTGGGTTGCGGCGGTGAAGTCTGAAAAACCGACGATTGAAGGCGCAGGAGATACGTTTCCGGTCCGACTTCTGCGCCCATCGATGCTGCCAAACCCTTGGCGACGGGACTGGAAGCACTTTGTCGTGAGGCATATCGACGCTCCGGCAGATACTAAGACGAACGAACTGAGGGTCAAAAACAGTTCCGATTTGGCCCCCGAGCATGACGACTGGGCTTCCCTGCTGAATGGCTATTCCATCACGATTCCTGCCAACACTCGTCGCCGAGTGATTGTGGATTGCGAGACGTACTTGTGTTCGTACTGGTCGCTTGCGACCTCGGGCGGAAAAGGTTCGACTGTTCGTCTCACTTGGGCGGAATCGCTCTATCACGAGCTGACCTCAAACGAGAAGGGGAATCGGAACGAGATCGAGAACAAGCTGTTTGGCATGGTCTGGTCGAAAGCGCTGGGGCAAGGGGATGAGGTTCGTCCGGCAGGCCAAGACGAAGAGTATCGAGCGCTGTGGTGGCTGGCGGGAAGGTATTTGGAGATCTTTGTTGAGACGGGGGATGAGCCGCTAGTATTGCGAAACTTGAGATTCGAGGAGACAAGGTATCCGTTGGAACCTTCGACGCACCCGTTCCGATGCTCCGATCCTCAGCTGGATCGCATTGCCGACATCTGCCTGCGCACTCTGCAAATGGACTGCCACGATACGTTCTGCGATTCGCCGTACTATGAGCAGTTGCAGTATGTGGGGGACACCCGAATCGAGGCCCTGATGACTTCGTTGCTTGGTGATGATGACCGGGCACATCGGAAGGCGATACTTATGTTCGATGCATCCCGTTCTCGGCGCGGAATTACCCAGAGCCGATATCCTTGTCGGAACCGGCAGTACATCCCGCCATTCTCGCTTTGGTGGATTCTTATGGTCGCGGATCACCACGAATGGCGGGGAAATCGGGAGTTGGTACGGGCGCATTTGCCGGGGATTCGGGCGGTTCTGAACTCGTATCAAATGTTAATCGACCCTGAGACGAATCTCCCTAAAGCCCAGGAAGATTGGAACTTCCTCGACTGGGTTCCGGCGTGGGACGCCGGAATTCCGCCGGGTGGAAACGAGAAGATCAATCTCGGGTTCGCGTTGCAGTTGTTACTTGCTCTCGAAGCCACAAGTGAGTTGGAGAGTTTGTACGGATACGCCCAGAGTCAGCGGCCGATTTTGATGTGGATCCAGGAGTTACGGAAGGCAATCAAGGCGCAGGTCTCAACGGACGGGCTGATTCCCGACGAGCCGGGTGGTGCCTCGTTCTGCGAGCACACACACGCGATAGCGATCCTCTCGAATGATCAGGAGCTACAGCGAATCGGTGCTCGCTGGTACGACTCGAAGCCCAAGGGGCCAGAGGCGACGTTTTACTTCCAGCACTACCGGTTCGAAGCGTTGGCGAAACTCGGTCGGCATCAACAGATGTTAGATTCGATTAGGAAGGAATGGGGAGCCATGGTTGACAACGGGTTGGTCTGCACAATGGAGCAGTTAGAGCCCTCCCGATCAGATTGCCACGCCTGGGCGGCGCATCCACTCTTGCACTTCCAGACGAAAATTCTCGGCTTCCATCCTCTTGAACCAGGGCGAATCGAATTCCGACCGCACCTTTGCGACTTGGAGTGGGCCGAGGGGTACATCGCTACAGGCAAAGGCCTTCTACACGCGCATGTGCGGCTCAAAGGCTCATCCTGGGAGGCGACGCTGGTCGTTCCGGAAGGAATCACCGTGTCGATTCCGGATGTGAAAGGCATGATCGCGGGTCCACGCACTGTGACGATCGATCCTTCGGCGTAG
- a CDS encoding alpha-L-arabinofuranosidase C-terminal domain-containing protein: MVIAAVAYLSLAMQDATSISVAIDTTKTRDAINPYIYGQFIEHLGRCIYGGIWAEMLEDRKFFHPIKTIYAPYVSMKDTDFPGIGASPWEINSGKVEMSKQDVFVGRHTPVLADGTQISQHRLGTLAGKEYVGYIWLKPLAGTPKVSVSFGAETAVLSPKPGDYTRFPYKFKADKTSDEMTLSVAVQGGSVALGTLSLMPADNVRGMRRETLVQLKKLGGTIYRWPGGNFVSGYDWRDGIGDRDRRPPRGNPAWGGVEHNDFGTDEFIDFCKEIGTDPLIAVNTGFGDAYTAAQWVEYCNGSAKTIGGSWRVKNGYRKPYDIKIWCVGNEMWGDFQLGYMKLDHYTRKHNWVSEAMLKADPSLTLIGSGDLGDPEVTGLDGKVANRSWSKGMLEKCSEHMDLISEHFYDGRLPWNKNQRFPINEAVRQMANNIRKKADGHRKMQKGMKQLNGKTIPIAMDEWNYWHRDYTYGELGCEYDLADALGIAAGLHEFFRQTDIIHIATYAQTVNVIGAIKTNRTAAEMESTGLVLQVYRQHYGSIPVQIKGNFAELDIEAALSADKKTLTVGVVNPTSKAVTLDINYPGAKLDQAKAYVVTGEAETDKNAPGRARKVDIIQLKGTTIPRLGCGVISIPL, from the coding sequence ATGGTTATAGCCGCCGTGGCATATTTATCACTTGCCATGCAAGATGCCACTTCCATCAGCGTTGCGATTGACACCACAAAGACCCGCGATGCGATCAACCCCTACATCTATGGTCAGTTTATCGAGCACCTAGGTCGCTGCATCTATGGCGGAATCTGGGCCGAGATGCTCGAAGATCGAAAGTTCTTCCACCCAATCAAAACCATCTATGCTCCGTATGTGTCTATGAAAGACACCGACTTCCCCGGAATTGGCGCATCGCCTTGGGAAATTAATAGCGGTAAAGTCGAAATGTCTAAGCAGGACGTCTTTGTCGGTCGTCACACTCCCGTCCTTGCCGACGGAACCCAGATCAGCCAGCACCGCCTCGGCACCCTCGCTGGAAAAGAATATGTTGGCTATATCTGGCTTAAGCCCCTCGCTGGAACCCCCAAAGTTTCCGTCTCGTTCGGCGCCGAAACGGCAGTATTGAGCCCGAAACCCGGTGACTACACAAGGTTCCCCTACAAGTTCAAAGCCGACAAAACAAGCGACGAGATGACCCTCTCTGTCGCAGTTCAAGGCGGGTCCGTCGCCCTCGGAACTCTCTCGCTCATGCCTGCGGATAACGTTCGCGGCATGCGTCGCGAGACCCTGGTGCAACTCAAAAAACTCGGCGGAACCATCTACCGCTGGCCAGGCGGAAACTTCGTCAGTGGCTACGACTGGCGCGACGGAATCGGCGACCGTGATCGCCGTCCACCCCGGGGCAACCCCGCGTGGGGAGGGGTCGAGCATAACGACTTCGGAACCGACGAGTTCATCGACTTCTGTAAAGAGATCGGCACCGACCCGCTCATCGCCGTCAATACCGGTTTTGGCGACGCCTACACCGCTGCCCAATGGGTCGAGTACTGCAACGGCTCCGCCAAAACAATCGGTGGATCATGGCGAGTCAAGAACGGCTACCGCAAACCATACGATATCAAAATCTGGTGCGTTGGCAACGAAATGTGGGGTGACTTCCAACTTGGATACATGAAGCTGGACCACTACACTCGCAAGCACAATTGGGTGTCCGAGGCAATGCTCAAAGCCGACCCCTCGCTCACCCTCATCGGTAGTGGCGACCTTGGGGACCCCGAAGTCACCGGCCTCGACGGCAAAGTTGCCAACCGAAGCTGGTCCAAAGGCATGCTCGAAAAATGCTCCGAGCACATGGACCTCATCTCCGAGCACTTCTACGACGGCCGCCTTCCCTGGAACAAGAATCAGCGATTCCCGATTAACGAAGCCGTCAGACAGATGGCGAACAACATTCGCAAAAAGGCTGATGGGCATCGCAAGATGCAGAAGGGCATGAAGCAGCTCAACGGCAAAACCATTCCCATCGCAATGGACGAATGGAACTACTGGCACCGCGACTACACGTACGGCGAACTTGGCTGTGAATACGACCTCGCGGACGCCCTCGGGATCGCCGCCGGGCTCCATGAGTTCTTCCGACAGACCGACATCATCCACATCGCAACTTACGCTCAAACCGTAAACGTGATCGGAGCAATTAAAACGAACCGAACGGCTGCTGAAATGGAGAGCACGGGTCTTGTCCTCCAGGTCTATCGCCAACACTATGGTTCCATTCCGGTTCAAATCAAAGGCAACTTTGCCGAACTCGACATCGAAGCTGCCCTCTCGGCGGACAAAAAGACCCTCACCGTAGGCGTCGTCAATCCGACGAGCAAAGCAGTCACTCTGGACATCAACTATCCAGGTGCCAAGCTAGACCAAGCCAAGGCGTACGTCGTAACCGGCGAAGCCGAGACCGACAAAAACGCCCCTGGTCGAGCCCGCAAAGTTGACATCATTCAGCTAAAAGGCACAACCATTCCACGCCTTGGCTGCGGAGTTATCTCTATCCCGCTGTAG
- a CDS encoding glycoside hydrolase family 5 protein — MLTALIATMMLKDARPVDTYGLLQAKGNRIVAKDGKPVALQGMSLFWSQWIGKYYTAGTVKWLKDDWKCSIVRAAIAADQGGYLKQPQVELAKAEAVIDAAVKEGIYVIVDWHDHKAEAHTAQSVEFFSKISKKYGKHMNVIYEIYNEPLKVSWKDTIKPYAETVIAAIRKNDPDNLIVVGTPNWSQDVEDVIPNPIKDRNVAYTLHFYARGHKQYLRDKAQKALNAGIPLVITEWGTVNYDGDGAVDDASTKEWLAFAKKNSLTMCNWSVADKVEGAAVLKPGASPTGNWPASQLTDSGKYVRELIRGWKAR, encoded by the coding sequence ATGCTCACTGCCCTGATCGCAACAATGATGTTAAAAGACGCACGACCCGTCGATACCTACGGTCTCCTCCAAGCCAAAGGAAACCGGATCGTCGCCAAAGACGGCAAGCCGGTCGCCCTCCAAGGCATGAGCCTTTTCTGGAGTCAATGGATCGGCAAATACTACACCGCTGGCACCGTCAAGTGGCTCAAAGATGACTGGAAGTGCAGCATCGTCCGCGCCGCCATCGCCGCCGACCAAGGTGGATACCTCAAGCAACCCCAAGTCGAACTCGCCAAAGCCGAAGCGGTTATCGATGCCGCCGTCAAAGAAGGCATCTACGTCATTGTCGATTGGCACGACCACAAGGCCGAAGCCCATACCGCCCAGTCCGTCGAGTTCTTCAGCAAAATCTCCAAGAAGTACGGCAAGCACATGAACGTGATCTACGAGATCTACAACGAGCCGCTCAAGGTCAGTTGGAAAGACACGATCAAGCCCTACGCCGAAACCGTCATCGCCGCCATCCGGAAAAACGACCCCGATAACCTTATCGTCGTCGGAACTCCAAACTGGTCCCAGGACGTCGAGGACGTGATACCGAACCCAATCAAAGACCGAAACGTCGCCTACACCCTCCACTTCTATGCACGGGGCCACAAGCAGTACCTCCGTGACAAAGCCCAAAAGGCGCTCAACGCCGGGATCCCGCTCGTAATCACCGAATGGGGAACTGTCAACTACGACGGCGACGGAGCTGTGGACGACGCCTCGACAAAGGAGTGGCTCGCCTTCGCCAAAAAGAACTCCCTAACGATGTGCAACTGGTCCGTCGCCGACAAAGTCGAAGGCGCCGCCGTCCTGAAGCCTGGGGCGAGCCCCACAGGTAACTGGCCAGCATCCCAACTGACAGACTCAGGCAAGTACGTTCGTGAGCTGATTCGCGGTTGGAAGGCCAGATAG
- a CDS encoding stalk domain-containing protein, translating to MVNRFTKIKRTMALAGAAALSAGSFAFAFDAEILIQRALNSPTLTVKYDGANASLVELRINGESFATRAVASKETKGTVEFTVTVTDLKDGDNEVEIRLYDKTGKVLSSQKQNISTDQGNKGPVYITGPKQGETVKGPVEIKIGFGKELKNAFVSFFIDGDHKDIKNTPPYNYVWDTQKESNGWHTVEAWVVDELTNTYKSKQVRVFVNNPGGRTNRVGLGGGEAVVSKGTSVPTIEDTSVKVKGSELAVAAATAPVGVATPKVTTPKVSEPKTVPVVKTTVTATTPAKTPPKLQPTSTKVAPKIDDKVATLKSPVVDGGIPMGNLNMVPTGTRVARPYGLPNFAAEAASKVLSIDKGFRMEGVNTFAVLYNGRFVEFDVQPRVDEGIPMTPFRHLIKKAGGMVEWLKSAKEVNASADGTKIWFKVGDANAKVNDQSFKLEMAPYIDRGRTIVPLTFMRDALKVNIDFDPSTGHVLITKKESK from the coding sequence ATGGTGAATAGGTTCACGAAGATTAAGAGAACGATGGCTTTGGCGGGCGCTGCTGCCCTCTCCGCTGGTTCGTTCGCGTTTGCATTTGATGCCGAGATTCTGATTCAGCGAGCTCTCAACAGCCCGACTCTGACCGTAAAGTACGATGGCGCTAATGCTTCGTTGGTTGAACTCCGCATCAACGGCGAGTCGTTCGCTACCCGCGCGGTTGCGTCGAAGGAAACCAAGGGAACCGTTGAGTTCACCGTTACCGTCACCGACCTCAAGGACGGAGACAACGAAGTTGAGATTCGGCTGTACGACAAGACCGGAAAAGTTCTTTCCAGTCAGAAGCAAAACATCTCGACCGACCAAGGCAACAAGGGCCCTGTTTACATCACTGGTCCAAAACAAGGCGAGACCGTTAAGGGTCCTGTCGAAATCAAGATCGGTTTCGGCAAGGAACTGAAGAACGCGTTCGTTTCGTTCTTCATCGACGGCGACCACAAAGACATTAAGAACACCCCCCCTTACAACTATGTCTGGGATACCCAGAAAGAATCCAATGGATGGCACACCGTCGAAGCTTGGGTGGTCGATGAACTAACCAACACCTACAAGTCGAAGCAGGTCCGCGTGTTTGTCAACAACCCAGGCGGTCGAACTAATCGTGTGGGGCTCGGCGGCGGAGAGGCCGTTGTGTCGAAGGGCACTTCCGTTCCGACGATTGAGGACACCAGCGTAAAGGTTAAGGGTTCAGAGTTAGCTGTCGCAGCGGCAACTGCTCCAGTTGGAGTTGCGACTCCAAAGGTCACGACCCCAAAGGTCTCCGAGCCAAAGACGGTTCCCGTAGTCAAAACCACCGTAACGGCAACCACTCCGGCGAAAACGCCACCGAAGCTCCAGCCAACGAGCACAAAGGTCGCCCCCAAGATTGATGACAAAGTAGCAACCCTTAAGTCGCCAGTCGTGGATGGCGGAATTCCAATGGGCAACCTGAACATGGTCCCGACTGGAACCCGAGTTGCTCGACCTTACGGCTTGCCGAACTTCGCCGCTGAAGCAGCGAGCAAGGTTCTTTCGATTGATAAAGGCTTCCGAATGGAGGGTGTCAACACCTTCGCCGTTCTTTATAACGGACGATTCGTCGAGTTCGATGTTCAGCCTCGAGTTGACGAAGGGATCCCGATGACCCCGTTCCGACACCTGATCAAAAAGGCCGGCGGAATGGTCGAATGGCTCAAGTCGGCCAAGGAAGTTAACGCTTCCGCGGACGGAACGAAGATCTGGTTCAAAGTTGGCGATGCAAACGCAAAGGTCAACGACCAGTCGTTCAAGCTAGAAATGGCGCCTTACATCGATCGAGGACGAACCATCGTTCCTTTGACGTTCATGCGAGACGCTCTTAAAGTCAACATCGATTTTGACCCTTCAACTGGTCACGTGCTGATCACCAAGAAAGAGTCCAAGTAA
- a CDS encoding prepilin-type N-terminal cleavage/methylation domain-containing protein, translated as MSKRAFTLIELLVVIAIIAILAAILFPVFAQAKAAAKKSACLSNQKQLGIGAQLYMTDNDGALYHHHEQWVLDDGSLRDDLPADITGCEGGGYGNSQAEKPWAVFFQPYLKNRQILFCPTDSTPKSTTLSQTIEEYNGGIEEIGTECAVAPTGEQCRAEQGHLTMWSYLLNSIFTHKSCTYAMDGSLGDFASESLLASLENPNIIMFSERNSAGFADPESDFHYTSQDDYDTWSGEGAMVQWGSGSRPNEGWLLQNRHNQGANYIYADTHAKNLRWGKARLDQFPDHVVRKPLANPPL; from the coding sequence ATGTCCAAGCGAGCCTTTACTCTCATCGAGCTCCTCGTAGTCATCGCAATCATCGCGATCCTCGCCGCGATCCTCTTCCCAGTCTTCGCCCAAGCCAAAGCCGCTGCAAAGAAATCCGCCTGCCTCAGCAACCAGAAGCAGCTCGGAATCGGCGCCCAACTCTACATGACCGACAACGACGGAGCACTCTACCACCACCACGAGCAATGGGTCCTGGACGACGGCTCGCTGAGAGACGATCTCCCCGCCGACATCACCGGCTGTGAAGGCGGCGGATACGGGAACAGCCAAGCCGAAAAGCCGTGGGCTGTCTTCTTCCAGCCTTATCTCAAGAACCGGCAGATCCTCTTCTGTCCAACCGATTCGACGCCAAAGTCGACGACCCTCTCCCAAACAATCGAGGAATACAACGGTGGAATCGAGGAGATTGGAACCGAGTGCGCCGTCGCCCCAACCGGTGAACAGTGCCGCGCAGAACAAGGTCACCTGACCATGTGGAGCTATCTGCTCAACTCCATATTCACCCACAAATCCTGCACCTACGCGATGGATGGCTCGCTGGGCGACTTCGCATCCGAATCTCTTCTCGCCAGCCTAGAAAATCCGAACATCATCATGTTCAGCGAGCGTAACTCCGCCGGTTTCGCCGATCCAGAAAGCGATTTCCATTACACATCCCAGGACGATTACGACACGTGGTCCGGCGAGGGTGCGATGGTCCAGTGGGGCAGCGGAAGCCGACCCAACGAGGGCTGGCTCCTCCAAAACCGGCATAACCAAGGCGCAAATTACATCTACGCTGACACCCATGCCAAGAATCTTCGCTGGGGCAAGGCGCGTCTTGACCAGTTTCCAGATCATGTAGTGAGAAAGCCGCTCGCGAATCCACCGCTGTAG